One segment of Fusarium oxysporum f. sp. lycopersici 4287 chromosome 7, whole genome shotgun sequence DNA contains the following:
- a CDS encoding hypothetical protein (At least one base has a quality score < 10), whose product MNRNAMPANKVDPRLWLQNMQQWQVGPVPEYVYSNSHQPTEMHNPHQYQNDMTRRPENMEFRYGAPQPNMAPQQQQQPQQQQQQHHPAPVQPPPMNVPQQPPNGAAPPQQVPTPTPAPAGRSRKRPAPGAAGPPATAAPPAPVTPSQVQPPVAAPPPPQAVPQQPQQVQTDDANAAPVAPPPAKKSRTNTPWTPQEELRLKQMRDAGNSWAEIAKTFPTRTEGSVKKHWYKDMHYAEFAEDESQELLNAIKEYENNKWKSIGQKVNKPAKVRILTLGT is encoded by the exons ATGAATCGCAACGCGATGCCGGCCAACAAGGTGGACCCGAGGCTGTGGTTACAG AACATGCAGCAGTGGCAAGTCGGGCCTGTCCCGGAGTATGTCTACTCCAACTCTCATCAGCCAACCGAGATGCA CAACCCTCACCAATACCAGAACGACATGACCCGTCGTCCTGAGAACATGGAATTCCGCTACGGCGCCCCTCAACCTAATATGGCAccgcagcaacaacagcaacctcaacagcagcagcagcaacatcacCCGGCGCCTGTTCAACCTCCTCCCATGAACGttcctcagcagcctccaAACGGTGCTGCACCTCCTCAGCAAGTACCTACTCCCACTCCGGCACCAGCTGGTCGGTCGCGAAAGAGGCCGGCACCTGGTGCCGCTGGACCTCCGGCCACCGCTGCTCCTCCTGCCCCTGTTACCCCATCTCAAGTTCAACCTCCTGTCGCAGCTCCTCCCCCACCACAGGCGGTTCCTCAACAACCACAACAAGTTCAGACAGATGATGCGAACGCAGCACCAGTTGCACCTCCACCGGCCAAGAAAAGCCGGACTAACACTCCCTGGACACCACAAGAAGAGTTGCGACTGAAGCAAATGCGAGATGCTGGCAACAGCTGGGCAGAGATTGCCAAG ACTTTCCCTACCAGGACAGAAGGATCTGTCAAGAAGCATTGGTACAAG GACATGCATTATGCTGAGTTTGCTGAGGACGAG AGCCAAGAGTTATTGAACGCCATCAAGGAGTACGAGAACAACAAGTGGAAGTCAATTGGGCAGAAGGTCAACAAACCTGCCAAAGTACGTATCTTAACCCTCGGAACTTGA
- a CDS encoding dihydroxy-acid dehydratase has translation MADQVQHDPKQDPDYIPFPCLPPGGALNRWSTKITREHDYPGAQAMLYGAGVPNKDKMKNAPQIGVATVWWQGNPCNTHLLDLGQIVKNSIEKEGMIGWQFNTVGVSDAITMGGEGMRFSLQTREIIADSIESVTCAQHHDANISIPGCDKNMPGTVMAAARHNRPFIMIYGGTIRKGHSKLLEQPINISTCYEASGAFTYGRLHAKTNPGEAGRESSDVMDDIEKHACPGAGACGGMYTANTMATAIEAMGLSLPGSSSYPAESPEKRRECERAAQVIRTTMEKDLRPRDIMTRASFENALVLTMILGGSTNGVLHFLAMANTAGVPLTIDDIQRASDRTPFLADLAPSGKYYMEDLYNVGGTPSVIKMLIARGLLDGSIMTVTGKTLAENVEDWPSLDPGQDIIRSLDNPIKDSGHIRILRGNFAPGGAVAKITGKEGLSFTGKARVYDTEKMLNAALNKGEIKQSDGNLVVIVRYEGPKGGPGMPEQLKASAAIMGAGLSNLALVTDGRYSGASHGFIVGHVVPEAMVGGPIALVKDGDVITIDAVRNRIDVDITDEEMEKRRSEWKAPEPRVKRGVLAKYAKLVGDASHGAVTDQW, from the exons atggcggACCAAGTCCAACACGACCCTAAACAAGATCCAGACTACATCCCCTTTCCTTGCCTTCCTCCCGGTGGTGCTCTAAACCGTTGGTCAACAAAGATCACTCGCGAGCATGACTATCCCGGAGCTCAG GCTATGCTCTACGGAGCTGGTGTCCCTAACAAggacaagatgaagaatgcCCCTCAAATCGGTGTTGCTACTGTGTGGTGGCAAGGAAACCCTTGCAA TACTCATC tcctcgatcttggccaAATCGTCAAGAATTctattgagaaggagggcaTGATCGGGTGGCAGTTCAACACCGTTGGTGTCTCTGACGCCATCACTATGGGAGGCGAAG GCATGCGTTTCTCTCTTCAAACTCGAGAAATTATCGCTGATTCAATCGAGTCTGTAACTTGCGCCCAGCACCATGATGCCAACATCTCTATTCCTGGCTGTGACAAGAACATGCCCGGCACTGTAATGGCCGCCGCTCGTCACAACCGCCCCTTTATCATGATCTACGGCGGTACCATCCGCAAGGGTCACTCTAAGCTCCTCGAGCAgcccatcaacatcagcacATGCTACGAAGCTTCTGGCGCTTTCACTTATGGCCGACTCCACGCAAAGACAAATCCTGGTGAGGCCGGCCGTGAGAGCTCTGATGTCATGGATGATATCGAGAAGCATGCTTGTCCCGGTGCCGGAGCCTGTGGTGGCATGTACACGGCTAACACTATGGCTACTGCCATCGAGGCTATGGGTCTTTCACTACCTGGCTCTTCATCATACCCTGCCGAGTCTCCTGAGAAGCGTCGTGAATGTGAGCGCGCTGCTCAGGTTATCCGAACTACTATGGAGAAGGATCTCCGTCCTCGCGATATCATGACCCGAGCTTCTTTCGAGAACGCTCTTGTTCTGACTATGATTCTGGGTGGTTCCACAAACGGTGTTCTTCACTTCCTCGCCATGGCCAACACAGCTGGTGTACCCCTGACCATCGACGATATCCAACGCGCCAGTGATAGAACACCTTTCCTCGCTGATCTGGCCCCCAGTGGAAAGTACTACATGGAGGATCTGTACAACGTTGGCGGAACACCTTCCGTTATCAAGATGCTCATCGCTCGTGGTCTTCTTGACGGCAGCATCATGACCGTCACCGGCAAGACTCTTGCCGAGAACGTGGAAGACTGGCCCAGCCTGGACCCTGGTCAGGATATCATCCGCTCTCTCGATAACCCTATTAAGGACTCCGGCCACATCCGCATTCTACGAGGAAACTTTGCTCCCGGCGGTGCCGTTGCCAAGATTACTGGAAAGGAGGGTCTGTCTTTCACAGGCAAGGCTCGTGTATACGACACTGAGAAGATGCTCAACGCTGCCCTGAACAAGGGTGAGATCAAGCAATCCGACGGCAACTTGGTCGTTATTGTTCGATATGAAGGTCCCAAGGGTGGTCCCGGTATGCCCGAACAACTGAAGGCCTCTGCAGCCATCATGGGTGCTGGTCTCTCGAATCTCGCCCTCGTCACGGACGGTCGATACAGCGGTGCCTCTCACGGCTTCATCGTCGGTCACGTTGTGCCCGAAGCTATGGTCGGAGGCCCTATCGCTCTGGTCAAGGACGGAGATGTAATTACTATCGATGCAGTTAGAAACCGCATTGATGTCGATATcaccgatgaggagatggagaagcGAAGGAGTGAGTGGAAGGCCCCCGAGCCTAGAGTCAAGAGAGGTGTGCTGGCCAAGTATGCTAAGTTGGTCGGAGACGCTTCTCACGGTGCCGTGACAGATCAGTGGTAG
- a CDS encoding dihydroxy-acid dehydratase: MIGWQFNTVGVSDAITMGGEGMRFSLQTREIIADSIESVTCAQHHDANISIPGCDKNMPGTVMAAARHNRPFIMIYGGTIRKGHSKLLEQPINISTCYEASGAFTYGRLHAKTNPGEAGRESSDVMDDIEKHACPGAGACGGMYTANTMATAIEAMGLSLPGSSSYPAESPEKRRECERAAQVIRTTMEKDLRPRDIMTRASFENALVLTMILGGSTNGVLHFLAMANTAGVPLTIDDIQRASDRTPFLADLAPSGKYYMEDLYNVGGTPSVIKMLIARGLLDGSIMTVTGKTLAENVEDWPSLDPGQDIIRSLDNPIKDSGHIRILRGNFAPGGAVAKITGKEGLSFTGKARVYDTEKMLNAALNKGEIKQSDGNLVVIVRYEGPKGGPGMPEQLKASAAIMGAGLSNLALVTDGRYSGASHGFIVGHVVPEAMVGGPIALVKDGDVITIDAVRNRIDVDITDEEMEKRRSEWKAPEPRVKRGVLAKYAKLVGDASHGAVTDQW, from the exons aTGATCGGGTGGCAGTTCAACACCGTTGGTGTCTCTGACGCCATCACTATGGGAGGCGAAG GCATGCGTTTCTCTCTTCAAACTCGAGAAATTATCGCTGATTCAATCGAGTCTGTAACTTGCGCCCAGCACCATGATGCCAACATCTCTATTCCTGGCTGTGACAAGAACATGCCCGGCACTGTAATGGCCGCCGCTCGTCACAACCGCCCCTTTATCATGATCTACGGCGGTACCATCCGCAAGGGTCACTCTAAGCTCCTCGAGCAgcccatcaacatcagcacATGCTACGAAGCTTCTGGCGCTTTCACTTATGGCCGACTCCACGCAAAGACAAATCCTGGTGAGGCCGGCCGTGAGAGCTCTGATGTCATGGATGATATCGAGAAGCATGCTTGTCCCGGTGCCGGAGCCTGTGGTGGCATGTACACGGCTAACACTATGGCTACTGCCATCGAGGCTATGGGTCTTTCACTACCTGGCTCTTCATCATACCCTGCCGAGTCTCCTGAGAAGCGTCGTGAATGTGAGCGCGCTGCTCAGGTTATCCGAACTACTATGGAGAAGGATCTCCGTCCTCGCGATATCATGACCCGAGCTTCTTTCGAGAACGCTCTTGTTCTGACTATGATTCTGGGTGGTTCCACAAACGGTGTTCTTCACTTCCTCGCCATGGCCAACACAGCTGGTGTACCCCTGACCATCGACGATATCCAACGCGCCAGTGATAGAACACCTTTCCTCGCTGATCTGGCCCCCAGTGGAAAGTACTACATGGAGGATCTGTACAACGTTGGCGGAACACCTTCCGTTATCAAGATGCTCATCGCTCGTGGTCTTCTTGACGGCAGCATCATGACCGTCACCGGCAAGACTCTTGCCGAGAACGTGGAAGACTGGCCCAGCCTGGACCCTGGTCAGGATATCATCCGCTCTCTCGATAACCCTATTAAGGACTCCGGCCACATCCGCATTCTACGAGGAAACTTTGCTCCCGGCGGTGCCGTTGCCAAGATTACTGGAAAGGAGGGTCTGTCTTTCACAGGCAAGGCTCGTGTATACGACACTGAGAAGATGCTCAACGCTGCCCTGAACAAGGGTGAGATCAAGCAATCCGACGGCAACTTGGTCGTTATTGTTCGATATGAAGGTCCCAAGGGTGGTCCCGGTATGCCCGAACAACTGAAGGCCTCTGCAGCCATCATGGGTGCTGGTCTCTCGAATCTCGCCCTCGTCACGGACGGTCGATACAGCGGTGCCTCTCACGGCTTCATCGTCGGTCACGTTGTGCCCGAAGCTATGGTCGGAGGCCCTATCGCTCTGGTCAAGGACGGAGATGTAATTACTATCGATGCAGTTAGAAACCGCATTGATGTCGATATcaccgatgaggagatggagaagcGAAGGAGTGAGTGGAAGGCCCCCGAGCCTAGAGTCAAGAGAGGTGTGCTGGCCAAGTATGCTAAGTTGGTCGGAGACGCTTCTCACGGTGCCGTGACAGATCAGTGGTAG
- a CDS encoding sorting nexin mvp-1 yields the protein MSLFGSSPTEDSPGLGSSTGPARRGGAGLFDDDSGSGTPKPSNSLFADDNDSHDSPWDMPTPRKQQSRADLIRNLLPGNDVPDEYIETFDTVVREDGSGGQVTSGGVAKLFATARLGADAQARIMSLVAPGGGDVLLGRNEFNVLLALVGLAQEGEVISLDGVDERRKRLPQPKLAGLTAEPILPPVAELSAKPPQTPPKDIPPQQQQTPPAQQQPKQFRPAMDDPEDDPWGSPDMHKTHDHGPSKSNGTQRNSTNGHAGFGQTPPTTVIDAPPLPNIASPQATTSPNSRRQHSSNSVTTPGGWGYFDGNNPVVGFGESPSGPVQNPFGGAPDMTPTAQPPALQHHTSSGRASRGAEENVVVVLMPEKEGVFMFQHHNYEISSIRRGSKVIRRYSDFVWLLDCLHKRYPFRILPLLPPKRVGVNGSHLSNDGAFIEKRRRGLSRFLNALIRHPILSQEQLVVMFLTVPTELSVWRKQATISVQDEFTDRALPPGLEDSLPAELEDLFNRTRNGVKRSAELYINVCNIMDRLVKRTEGVAADHARIALSLASLTETSEDTYATDTNEVPLLNDGLVAMSKHLRTCQALMEDESRGWDEGVLEDLKRQRDALVSVREMFERRERLDKDNIPYLERRIQTNENKLANLRSKPEGVVKAGEIDRIAENIIKDKESIVQQHNRSIFVKECIRDELVTFQSTQYQVSRWNQDWAGERVKYAEMLADNWRRLLDELEGMPLGD from the exons ATGTCACTTTTTGGTTCATCGCCGACGGAGGACAGCCCAGGTCTGGGCTCGTCTACTGGTCCAGCTCGTCGCGGCGGTGCTGGACTCTTCGACGATGACTCTGGTTCTGGAACTCCAAAGCCATCCAACAGTCTCTTCGCTGACGATAACGACTCCCATGATTCACCTTGGGACATGCCCACGCCGCGCAAGCAGCAGAGCAGAGCCGATCTTATTCGCAACCTCCTCCCCGGTAACGACGTGCCCGATGAATATATCGAGACCTTCGATACAGTAGTGCGCGAAGATGGTAGCGGAGGTCAGGTCACTTCTGGTGGTGTCGCAAAGCTCTTTGCTACTGCCAGACTTGGTGCTGATGCCCAAGCTCGCATTATGTCCTTGGTTGCTCCCGGAGGCGGGGATGTACTGCTAGGTCGAAACGAGTTCAATGTGCTGCTGGCTCTGGTAGGCCTTGCACAAGAGGGCGAAGTCATAAGCCTGGATGGTGTTGACGAGCGCCGAAAAC GCCTTCCGCAACCCAAGCTCGCGGGTCTCACTGCAGAGCCCATCCTACCTCCAGTCGCTGAACTCTCCGCGAAGCCGCCTCAGACACCTCCAAAAGATAttcctcctcaacaacaacaaactcCTCCCGCGCAACAACAGCCTAAGCAATTTCGACCAGCCATGGATGACCCAGAGGATGATCCATGGGGGAGTCCTGATATGCACAAAACCCATGATCATGGTCCCTCCAAGTCCAACGGCACCCAGCGAAACAGCACAAATGGCCATGCCGGCTTTGGCCAAACACCCCCGACAACAGTAATCGAcgctcctcctctgcctaATATTGCATCCCCTCAAGCCACTACGTCTCCAAACAGCCGGAGACAGCATAGCAGCAACTCGGTGACAACGCCTGGTGGATGGGGATACTTTGATGGGAACAACCCTGTTGTAGGCTTTGGGGAATCTCCCTCTGGGCCTGTCCAGAATCCCTTTGGTGGAGCTCCCGATATGACACCAACTGCACAacctccagctcttcaacaccatacGAGTAGTGGTAGAGCCAGCCGCGGCGCCGAGGAGAATGTCGTTGTTGTGCTTATGCCGGAAAAGGAAGGTGTTTTCATGTTCCAGCACCATAATTATGAAATCTCGAGCATAAGGCGCGGTAGCAAGGTTATTCGCAGATACAGCGACTTTGTCTGGCTATTGGATTGTCTACACAAGAGATATCCATTCCGTATTCTACCGCTACTTCCACCTAAGCGTGTAGGTGTAAATGGCAGCCATCTGTCCAACGATGGGGCTTTTATCGAGAAGCGAAGGAGGGGTCTGTCACGGTTCTTGAATGCCCTTATCAGGCACCCGATTCTGAGTCAGGAACAACTTGTCGTCATGTTCTTGACCGTTCCTACA GAACTATCTGTGTGGCGCAAGCAAGCTACCATTTCTGTTCAGGATGAGTTTACTGATAGAGCACTACCACCTGGTTTGGAGGATTCTTTGCCAGCTGAACTCGAGGATCTCTTCAACCGAACACGCAATGGCGTCAAGCGGTCTGCTGAGCTTTACATTAACGTCTGCAACATCATGGATCGTCTCGTCAAGCGAACCGAGGGCGTGGCTGCTGACCACGCTCGGATTGCCCtttctttggcttctttgacAGAAACATCGGAGGATACTTACGCAACTGACACCAACGAGGTTCCTCTTCTTAATGATGGACTTGTTGCCATGAGCAAACACCTCAGAACTTGCCAGGCTTTGATGGAGGATGAGAGCCGTGGATGGGACGAGGGAGTTCTTGAGGACCTCAAGCGCCAACGAGATGCTCTTGTCAGCGTGCGTGAGATGTTTGAGCGAAGAGAGCGATTGGATAAAGATAACATTCCTTATCTGGAGCGGAGGATTCAGACAAATGAGAACAAGCTTGCCAACTTGAGATCTAAGCCAGAAGGCGTGGTTAAGGCTGGTGAGATCGACCGCATAGCAGAGAACATCATCAAG GATAAGGAGTCTATTGTCCAGCAACACAATCGCTCCATCTTCGTCAAGGAGTGTATCCGCGACGAACTTGTCACCTTCCAATCAACTCAATACCAGGTCAGCCGATGGAACCAGGACTGGGCCGGCGAGCGAGTCAAGTACGCCGAGATGCTCGCAGACAACTGGCGACGATTGCTAGATGAGCTTGAGGGCATGCCCCTGGGTGACTAG
- a CDS encoding sorting nexin mvp-1 yields the protein MSLFGSSPTEDSPGLGSSTGPARRGGAGLFDDDSGSGTPKPSNSLFADDNDSHDSPWDMPTPRKQQSRADLIRNLLPGNDVPDEYIETFDTVVREDGSGGQVTSGGVAKLFATARLGADAQARIMSLVAPGGGDVLLGRNEFNVLLALVGLAQEGEVISLDGVDERRKRLPQPKLAGLTAEPILPPVAELSAKPPQTPPKDIPPQQQQTPPAQQQPKQFRPAMDDPEDDPWGSPDMHKTHDHGPSKSNGTQRNSTNGHAGFGQTPPTTVIDAPPLPNIASPQATTSPNSRRQHSSNSVTTPGGWGYFDGNNPVVGFGESPSGPVQNPFGGAPDMTPTAQPPALQHHTSSGRASRGAEENVVVVLMPEKEGVFMFQHHNYEISSIRRGSKVIRRYSDFVWLLDCLHKRYPFRILPLLPPKRVGVNGSHLSNDGAFIEKRRRGLSRFLNALIRHPILSQEQLVVMFLTVPTHQELSVWRKQATISVQDEFTDRALPPGLEDSLPAELEDLFNRTRNGVKRSAELYINVCNIMDRLVKRTEGVAADHARIALSLASLTETSEDTYATDTNEVPLLNDGLVAMSKHLRTCQALMEDESRGWDEGVLEDLKRQRDALVSVREMFERRERLDKDNIPYLERRIQTNENKLANLRSKPEGVVKAGEIDRIAENIIKDKESIVQQHNRSIFVKECIRDELVTFQSTQYQVSRWNQDWAGERVKYAEMLADNWRRLLDELEGMPLGD from the exons ATGTCACTTTTTGGTTCATCGCCGACGGAGGACAGCCCAGGTCTGGGCTCGTCTACTGGTCCAGCTCGTCGCGGCGGTGCTGGACTCTTCGACGATGACTCTGGTTCTGGAACTCCAAAGCCATCCAACAGTCTCTTCGCTGACGATAACGACTCCCATGATTCACCTTGGGACATGCCCACGCCGCGCAAGCAGCAGAGCAGAGCCGATCTTATTCGCAACCTCCTCCCCGGTAACGACGTGCCCGATGAATATATCGAGACCTTCGATACAGTAGTGCGCGAAGATGGTAGCGGAGGTCAGGTCACTTCTGGTGGTGTCGCAAAGCTCTTTGCTACTGCCAGACTTGGTGCTGATGCCCAAGCTCGCATTATGTCCTTGGTTGCTCCCGGAGGCGGGGATGTACTGCTAGGTCGAAACGAGTTCAATGTGCTGCTGGCTCTGGTAGGCCTTGCACAAGAGGGCGAAGTCATAAGCCTGGATGGTGTTGACGAGCGCCGAAAAC GCCTTCCGCAACCCAAGCTCGCGGGTCTCACTGCAGAGCCCATCCTACCTCCAGTCGCTGAACTCTCCGCGAAGCCGCCTCAGACACCTCCAAAAGATAttcctcctcaacaacaacaaactcCTCCCGCGCAACAACAGCCTAAGCAATTTCGACCAGCCATGGATGACCCAGAGGATGATCCATGGGGGAGTCCTGATATGCACAAAACCCATGATCATGGTCCCTCCAAGTCCAACGGCACCCAGCGAAACAGCACAAATGGCCATGCCGGCTTTGGCCAAACACCCCCGACAACAGTAATCGAcgctcctcctctgcctaATATTGCATCCCCTCAAGCCACTACGTCTCCAAACAGCCGGAGACAGCATAGCAGCAACTCGGTGACAACGCCTGGTGGATGGGGATACTTTGATGGGAACAACCCTGTTGTAGGCTTTGGGGAATCTCCCTCTGGGCCTGTCCAGAATCCCTTTGGTGGAGCTCCCGATATGACACCAACTGCACAacctccagctcttcaacaccatacGAGTAGTGGTAGAGCCAGCCGCGGCGCCGAGGAGAATGTCGTTGTTGTGCTTATGCCGGAAAAGGAAGGTGTTTTCATGTTCCAGCACCATAATTATGAAATCTCGAGCATAAGGCGCGGTAGCAAGGTTATTCGCAGATACAGCGACTTTGTCTGGCTATTGGATTGTCTACACAAGAGATATCCATTCCGTATTCTACCGCTACTTCCACCTAAGCGTGTAGGTGTAAATGGCAGCCATCTGTCCAACGATGGGGCTTTTATCGAGAAGCGAAGGAGGGGTCTGTCACGGTTCTTGAATGCCCTTATCAGGCACCCGATTCTGAGTCAGGAACAACTTGTCGTCATGTTCTTGACCGTTCCTACA CATCAGGAACTATCTGTGTGGCGCAAGCAAGCTACCATTTCTGTTCAGGATGAGTTTACTGATAGAGCACTACCACCTGGTTTGGAGGATTCTTTGCCAGCTGAACTCGAGGATCTCTTCAACCGAACACGCAATGGCGTCAAGCGGTCTGCTGAGCTTTACATTAACGTCTGCAACATCATGGATCGTCTCGTCAAGCGAACCGAGGGCGTGGCTGCTGACCACGCTCGGATTGCCCtttctttggcttctttgacAGAAACATCGGAGGATACTTACGCAACTGACACCAACGAGGTTCCTCTTCTTAATGATGGACTTGTTGCCATGAGCAAACACCTCAGAACTTGCCAGGCTTTGATGGAGGATGAGAGCCGTGGATGGGACGAGGGAGTTCTTGAGGACCTCAAGCGCCAACGAGATGCTCTTGTCAGCGTGCGTGAGATGTTTGAGCGAAGAGAGCGATTGGATAAAGATAACATTCCTTATCTGGAGCGGAGGATTCAGACAAATGAGAACAAGCTTGCCAACTTGAGATCTAAGCCAGAAGGCGTGGTTAAGGCTGGTGAGATCGACCGCATAGCAGAGAACATCATCAAG GATAAGGAGTCTATTGTCCAGCAACACAATCGCTCCATCTTCGTCAAGGAGTGTATCCGCGACGAACTTGTCACCTTCCAATCAACTCAATACCAGGTCAGCCGATGGAACCAGGACTGGGCCGGCGAGCGAGTCAAGTACGCCGAGATGCTCGCAGACAACTGGCGACGATTGCTAGATGAGCTTGAGGGCATGCCCCTGGGTGACTAG
- a CDS encoding 50S ribosomal protein L15: MPPRISPFSTPLCCRTTANAPVSSLTAYLSGLSLQTRNASILSSLANNAGAVHQKKRVGRGPSSGHGKTSGRGHKGQKQHGKVKPWFQGGQTPLIVKHGRKGFSNFRAPQMSEVNLDQIQVWIDQGRIDPTKQITPKELIECGIVGTVKDGVKVLSRGADMLKQPIDVMVSRVSAGAIAAIEGAGGKVLTRYYTKLAIKRLLRGQSVNTDKPLPQGLEHVDTVLAAARDSPFRYRLPDPTSREDIEYYRDPAHRGYLSHQLAPGESPSLYFRVPGVHKIKSEVKKEKAATEETLF; the protein is encoded by the exons ATGCCTCCTCGAATTTCACCCTTCAGCACGCCGCTGTGCTGCAGGACGACTGCCAATGCTCCCGTGTCGTCGCTGACCGCCTACCTCTCCGGCCTCTCCCTCCAGACCCGAAATGCGTCTATCCTCAGCAGTCTCGCCAACAACGCTGGCGCCGTTCACCAGAAGAAGCGAGTTGGTCGTGGTCCCTCGTCCGGACACGGAAAGACATCTGGTCGTGGTCACAAGGGTCAGAAGCAGCATGGAAAGGTCAAGCCGTGGTTCCAGGGTGGTCAGACACCTTTGATCGTCAAGCATGGCCGAAAGGGTTTCAGCAACTT CCGAGCTCCTCAGATGTCGGAAGTCAACCTCGACCAGATCCAGGTTTGGATCGACCAAGGACGAATCGACCCCACCAAGCAGATTACACCAAAGGAATTGATCGAGTGTGGCATTGTTGGAACTGTCAAGGATGGTGTCAAGGTCCTCTCCCGAGGTGCGGATATGCTTAAGCAGCCCATCGATGTAATGGTCTCCCGTGTTTCTGCTGGAGCTATTGCCGCTATTGAAGGTGCTGGAGGCAAGGTCCTCACCCGATACTATACCAAGCTGGCCATAAAACGACTCCTACGAGGCCAGTCCGTCAACACAGATAAGCCTCTCCCTCAAGGATTGGAGCACGTCGATACTGTGCTGGCCGCAGCCCGCGATTCACCCTTCCGGTACCGATTACCCGACCCTACCAGCCGTGAGGACATTGAGTACTATCGTGATCCCGCACACCGAGGATACTTGAGCCACCAGCTTGCTCCAGGAGAGTCGCCCAGTTTGTACTTCAGGGTGCCTGGTGTGCACAAGATCAAGAGCGAGGTtaagaaggagaaggcagCCACTGAGGAGACTCTGTTCTAA